The Labilibaculum sp. sequence GGAGCGGCTGCCACAGGAAATAAGGTAACCCTATTCTTCACTTTTTGGGGCTTAAATGTGATTAAAAAAGCTCAAAAACCTAAAGTTCAAAAAGATTTGATGGGCAAGATGTTTAGCAAAATGATGGCAAACAGTGCAGATGATTTGAAGCTGTCAAAAATGAATATGATGGGTCTAGGTTCTAAAATGATGAAAAAAAGAATGATGGCGAAAAAAGTAGACTCCCTTGAAGATTTATTAAAAACAGCTATGGAAAATGGTGTTGAGATGATTGCTTGTCAAATGTCGATGGATGTAATGGGAGTTGATAAGGATGAATTGCTTGAAGGTGTTTCTATTGGAGGTGTAGCTACTTATCTTGAAGAAGCTGAAAAATCAAACATTAATCTATTCATATAAACAATATCGTCACAGTAAAATAAAAGGGTTGTTTCCATAATGAAACAACCCTTTTTATATTCTGAACTTTTGAAAATTCGAACGGCAGGTAATATTTTAAATAACAAAAAAATTTATTTGGATTAGTATTCCTTAAACCCCACATTTTTCGAGATAAAACTTCCTTTTTTACTGGAATTTGCGCCTTTAATTTTGTAATTTAAATGCTCAATTAACTTAAAGGAAATTCTATTTAAAAACGATTCTCACTCTCTCAAATTTCAAAAGAAAATTTATACAATATATTTTTCATTGCCCTCAACCAAATTTAAGAAACTTAAACTCGATGGTGCGAATTGATTAAATTAGAAAAAACTAAGTTGACTTCTCTCCGGTAGCAGAGAAAAACATTTAGTGGTTAGTGGTTGACTGAAATAGCAGGATTTCCTAGTCCCTTAATTTATTAAATTCTGCTATTTCTTTAAACTTTAGAGAATAGGAATACATTCGATTCAAAAAAAGGCGGTAAAATCAAAATACATGATTTTACCGCCTTCTCTAATTATTTTATTTCTGTTGGGAATAAACGGCTAAACGTCTATTCATCATCCATATCATCCTCATCGTCCGCAATAGTATCGACTTCCTCGTCATCGTCAGACATTAAAAAATCGGAATCAGAATCGGAGTATTTATCTTCATAGGATTCCTTCTTACTATCCAGTAGGTTTCCATCATCGTCAAAATCGTCATCATCTTCGATAAGTTCCTGAGCTTTACGAACCGACATACGAACCATGTATATTTTATCCTCCGTCTCAAATGGCAAAGCACTTACCATTTCATTCTTATGATTTCTGAATTCAATCAAATTATCCATATATCCCTCAGGATAATACAATTTTATTTGTTCCTGTATCTCCTGACTAAGCTTTTCGTAGCTCTGGATTACTCTCGGTTTATTGCTGCTCTTCATACAATAATTTGTTTATCGAAAAATGGAAATATTTTGGTTTATTATTAATTACCAACCTAATAGATATGCGAAAACCAAGGGTGCTACTATTGTAGCATCTGATTCAATGATAAATTTAGGCGTTTCAATACCTAACTTACCCCAAGTAATTTTCTCGTTTGGAACAGCGCCCGAATATGATCCGTAACTTGTTGTAGAATCAGAAATTTGGCAGAAATAACTCCAAAAAGGAGTGTTTGTTCTTTCCATATCCTGATACAACATAGGAACTACACATATTGGAAAATCTCCCGCTATACCACCGCCAATTTGGAAAAACCCAATACCTTGGTCTCCTGCATTATTGGTATAATAATCAGCCAACCAAGTCATGTATTCAATTCCTGATTTCATAGTCGACGCCTTCAATTCTCCTTTTAAGCAGTAGGATGCAAAAATATTTCCCATAGTAGAATCTTCCCAACCAGGAACTACAATCGGAAGGTTTTTCCTGGCTGCTTCGAGCATCCAACTATTTTTAGGATCAATTTCATAATATTGCTCCAACACTCCTGAAAGCAACAGTTTATACATAAACTCATGTGGAAAATATCTCTCCCCATTATCTTCAGCTGCTTTCCAAATATTATAAACGTGTTTTTGTAATCTTCTAAAAGCTTCCTCTTCCGGAATACATGTATCTGTTACCCTATTTAAACCTTTCTCCAACAAAGCCCATTCGTCCTCTGGAGTTAAATCTCTGTAATGAGGCACTCTTTTGTAATGCGAGTGAGCAACCAGATTCATGATATCTTCTTCTAAATTTGCTCCGGTACAAGTGATAATATGAACTTTATCCTGACGAATCATTTCAGCCAATGATCTTCCTAACTCGGCAGTACTCATAGCACCACCAAGAGTAATCATCATCTTCTTTCCTTCCGATAAATGCTTTTCGTAAGCAACTGCAGCATCAACCAACGCGGCTGAATTAAAATGTCTGTAATGTTCAAGTATGAATTTAGTAACGGGTCCTTTATTTTGCATGATTTTAAAATTTATAGCAAAGCATTATACTATCTGGCAATTAAAAAAGTTAGGCTTATTATACCTCTTGCAGTGCCAATTCTACAATTTTATTTGTGAAACAATTACTTCTTTATTTTTTGTATCCTAAAAGTTTAAACATCTCATCGGCAGATTGTTCATTACGATAAACGTAATCGAAAAAATTGCCTTTTTCATCTCTATCAATAATAACGTGCTTTGGTGATGGGATCAAACAATGCTTAATACCTCCATATCCGCTAATTGCATCCTGATAAGCTCCGGTATGGAAAAAACCAATATACAATGGTTCCTTCTCATCATTGGAATAGCTCGGGAGCAAAACCTCCTGATTTAAATCTTCAGAATTGTAATAATCCGAGTGATCACAGCTAATTCCACCGATATTTACACGTTTGTATTCATTTTTCCATTTATTGATGGGTAATAAAATAAATTTCTCGTGAATAGACCATGCATCAGGAATGGTATTCATTAAACTATTATCAATCAGATACCATGATTCGGTATCGTTTTGTTGTTTCTGCTCCAGTACTTTAAACACAATCGCACCACTTTCTCCAACAGTATATTTACCAAATTCGGTATAGATATTCGGTTCAGGAATTTCATCCTTCATGCAGGCATCCTTTATGTTGGAAATAATTTCATTAATCATATATTCGTATTGGTACTCGAATCCAAGATGGTTACGTATTGGAAAACCACCACCCAAATTAAATGAATCCAGACTCTCACTATCCTTTTTTAATTCTGAATATACCTTTAATGCCTTCTGAAATTCACCCCAATAGTACAAACTATCCTTAATTCCTGAATCAACAAAGAAATGAAGCATTTTCAGCTCAAACTTTGGATTGTTTTTAATTCTGTCGTTGTAAAAATTAATAATTTCGTTACTGCGGATTCCCATTCTGGAAGTATAATAGGCCGATTGTGATTCCTCATTAATGGCCATTCGCAAACCGACTTTCACAACCCGGTCTTTTGCCAATATCTCCAGTCGGTCTAATTCCTGTACACTATCGAAAATGATGATGCTGTTTTTAAAACCAACCTCCTGCATTTCCAGAATTTTTTTCAAATACTCATCCGTCTTGTAACCATTGTGAACAATTATTCGATCGAAATCAATTTTTTTATCTCTATGAAGATTTAAAATTAAATCAATATCAAAAGCTGATGATGTCTCAAGATTAACATTATGCTTTAATGCTTCGCCAATTACATGGGCAAAGTGATTGCACTTTGTACAGTAACAATACTCGTAAGAACCTGCGTAATTATTTTTTTTTATCGCTTTATTGAAAAGATTCCGGGCTTTTTTTATTTGGTCTCCTATTCGGGGAAGGTAAAAGAATCTAAATGGAGTACCATGTTTTTCTATAAGGTATTTCATAGAAATGCCTTGAAAGGTGAGATAATCATCGCGTAAATCAAAGCCTTCCTGAGGAAAATAATAGCTCTGTTCAATCAAATCAAAATAGGTATTTTTCATTTACGTATTCATAAAATATTTTTGTTGTTACTAACTGCCTTAATTTGCAAATAAAACCATTTTTTCAAAGAAATATCCACTTCCTAAAAAAAAAATCACGTAAGAACTTATTTTTTTTGCTTAATCTTCCAAAACACCAACAAATTCAACCAGTTCCGGATTCTTGCTCATTCTAAGAGAGTCACAAAAATCATGGCTTAATCTCATTCTCTGCATCCTGATCTTCGAGTTTAACCTTTTTTAATCCTTCAACGAAAGTGTAAACCAGTCCCATTACACTTAAAAAGCCCAACACCTTAATGTATTGTTTAAGTACCGACTTTGATTCCACAGTCCAATCATAAGTTAGATCAGGAAAGCCATTAATGATCAACACACTAATAACCGAGAGAAATAAAACTACTGCCAGCACAACAACTACTATCACCTTTTTACTCATTATCAAAATATTACGTTGCAATGTGAAACCACTTTAAGTTAAGAGTCACCTTAAATCACTTGGTAATATAATAAAATATCACCTTAATTGAGTCAACTTCCTTTATTCCTTTGTCTGCTTTTTTCTGAGGTAAAGTCCAAAAACATTACTAAGTAATGAATTTAATATTTCGCATAGTGCGAAGGCAGATTCAAGCTATCAACCAAATATTATAACACATGATGGATAAAATTAGTATTCTGAATACATCCATAAATATCAAATAAAACATGATTAAACCGAAAGAATTCCAGAGTTGAATTACAAAATGTATTTTGAGAAAAGATTGAATAATCTGATGGTATTTAACAATAATATCTGAAGGAATATTAACTTATTCCGATGCAGGTTGATATTGAGACATTAAAAATCAAATATTATGCTTTTATTATTTGCTAACCGCTGTTAACCGTTGCTAAAAAAGAGATCAAAACCAGTATCCGAAAAGGCATTATCAAAATTCACAAACTCTATTTTTTTTGATTAAAAGACGAAATTAAAATAGATAAATTAGAATCAAATGAGTAATTTATGGATTGATAAATTCAATTCTGAAACACTCTATTTTTAACACTCTATTAAAGAATAATCAACCGATATGAAAAAGCATTTTTTAGGCTTACGAACTACCATATACAAAACAAATGAACTCACAAAAGCTAAAAACTGGTACTCCAAAGCTTTTGAAACTTCTCCCTATTTTGATGAAGATTTTTACATTGGATTTAATATCGGTGGATTTGAATTAGGCCTTTTGCCGGAGACAGATTCAAATGTTTCGAAAACAGATAATGTTTTATCATACTGGGGAGTTGATGATATTAACAAAGCATTCTCACATTTAATAGAAATGGGTGCTGTAGGTCATGAACAACCTACAAATGTAGGGGGAGAACTTTGGGTAGCAAGTGTAAAAGATCCATGGGGAAATGTTATTGGCATCATATACAATCCGGATTTTAAAGCCCAGTAATCGATGAAAATAGGAATAGCACTAGGAGGTGGAGGCGTTCGGGGCTTTGCTCATTTGGGTGTATTAAAAGCACTCGAAGAGAAAGGAATTCGTCCCGATCTAATTTCCGGCGTTAGTGCGGGAGCAATAATTGGTGCTTTTGTTGCCTCAGGCTACACTTATGAAAAAACGCTGAAGATTTTAAAAAATAAGAGTCTGATGGCCTACTCCAAATTGCATTATCCTAAATATGGATTGTTTGGTTTGGATGGATTAAAAGAAGACATTCAAAAACACATTAAAATCAAGAAAATTGAAAATTTACAAATTCCGTTATTTGTTACAGTATCGAATTTAAACGATGGCAGGGTTGAATATGTTAAGGAAGGAGATTTAAGCACTTATCTTTTAGCCTCGGCCAGCATTCCTGTACTCTTTGCTCCTGTTCTGATTGATGGCAAAATGTATTCCGATGGCGGACTATTCGACAACCTTCCTATTTCTCCCTTATTGCAAAAATGCGATGTAATTATTGCTGTAAATGTGAGTCCGGTTCATAAAATTGAAAAGTTTGATAATCTGGTTCAGGTGGCATCCCGAACTTTTCAGTTAGGAGTTCACTCAAATAGTATTCGTCACAAAGAAAGATGCTCTTTATTTATTGAGCCAACCGGCTTGCGGGAATATGAAATTCTGAATGGAAATCACGCTCAGGAAATTTTTGAATTGGGATACAATTACACAAAAAGTTTAGAAATCGCTCCGTTTGAATAAATGACAAATAGAAATTATCCCAAACCAATAATTTTAACTTCAACAAAGAAGATATTGTATTGCAAATCCTATCAAAATCACTCTCATGAATTCAAAAGCAACTCAAGCTTTAGAGGCATTTCAATCGGGAATGAATTGTGCCCAGTCGGTGCTGTTGCCATATGCCAACGATTATAAATTTGATGATAATTTGGCTTACCAAATTTCAAGTGGATTTGGGGATGGAATGGGAAGGCTTCAAAAAACCTGTGGTGCTGTTAGCGGTGCATTTATGGTTTTGGGAATTCATAACTGCAAAAAATACAGCAACCATCAGCTCCAAACTGAAAACAATCGAATTTTAATTCAGGAATTTAATCGCAAATTTGTACTAAAGCACAACTATACAAATTGCAATGAACTAATAGCCTGCAATCTAAATACCGAAGAAGGACAGGCTTACGCTGAAAAAAATAATATAAAAGAAAGAATCTGTGAAAAATGCATAATCGATGCCATCGAAATTGTAGATTCACTGATTAATAACTTCAAATAGATTTCAATAAAAAAGCAGGCCTTAAGCCTGCTTCTTTTTATATTATTTCCGAAGACTCTATTTTAAAGAGCTTCTCCAACACCTCTTTCAGTGAATCTAGTTCCGGATTAATTTCGAAGATATGAGATGGTTTCAGATAACAAACCTCTTTTTCTCTTTTAAAACGCTCTTCGCCTCCTCCGGTTATATTCAGCATGATGCAAGCCTTTTTATTGATATTTCCTTCCTGCACATATTTAATTAAACTGGCTACAGCAACAGCAGAAGCAGGATGAATATCATTTCCTTCAGTCTCTTCAAATATTTTGGCCGCTTCCATTGCTTCATCGTTAGTAGCCTTTAACACATCACCACCCGCGTCCTTCATCGCATCAAACATCCCTCCAACAATTGAATAAGGAGGTTTGCGATTCGACAACACTTTGGCCAGGATTTCTTCCACTTGTTTTCTCGCCAAATTATCGTCCAATGGCAACATTTCCCTCGAATCAGCTTTCCATGCATCATACATCGGTAAAAATGGAGCATTCTGAGACACCATCAATTTCATTTTATTGGAACCAAAACGACCGTCTTCAATAAAGCGAAGATTAGCTTCCCAAGCAGCAATTGCTCCTGTTCCGCTGCCAACAGCCTGAAAATAATAATCAGGAATTTTGCCAATCTCTGTTACCGCAGAAAGAACAGTAGTTCCCATTCCATCTCTTCGAGCCACATTTTTAGCTCCGCCTTCAGTAATGAAACCGTCCAGCTGACAGGCCAGATTCGATAAATGAATCGCATCAAAATAATCGCTTCCCGATTTTGTTGCAATCAATCTAACATTCTCCTCAATTGGCTCATCGAACCAAAGCGCATCAATATTATCCTCAGGAACACAAAGCAGCAAAGGAATACGATTATCGGAACATACTCTTGCAAATGCACGGGCAGTATTTCCTGCAGATGCAACCACAAGTACTTGTCCCGTGTCACTCAACCTGCCACTTACCGAAAAAGCCTCTGTTTCTTTAAAAGAGCAGGTTCTAAAATTTGCTCCTTTTTCGGGCCAGTATCCACTAAATGTGATATATAAATTTTCTAAACCCAAATATTTAGACAATCCTTCACTCTTATAAGTTGCCGGAGCAGATGATCCTTCCAATATTCTGTGGACAGGCAACCAATCGGCGAACTTATAAATTCCCAATGAGTTATCCTTAAGTTCAAGTTGCCTTTTTTGATATTTAGTTCTTATCAAACAAGCTTTTTCTTCAGCAGGAGCATCCAAAGTCCACCCTTCATCTTCAAATTTATTTCCTGTCTGTAAAGACTCAAGAATATATTCAGTAGCTCGAAAATCTATAGCCATTTTTTCATGTTTTGATTTTGAAAGCATAAAAATAGACATTTTGGATGGCTTGATAAACTTTTTTTAACTATTTAGAAACATTTCCTCTAAGCTTTCCAATCAATTCCTTCCAATAAAAAATGCGAACAGAATTAATTACAGCTGACATTCAACAGCTTGATTAAAAAAAAACACAAAATGCCCAATTCAGACTTGCAATTTATTCGATTAATAAAAAACACATTCAAACAATACTGTTTTTCATTTCACTTTTTGGCACAAAAGCTTATATTTAACAATCAGAAATTTTATTTGCAAATCATGGTTTTTCATAAGAATTAATTTCTATATTCTTATGAATAAAACATTTGGAAAACACATATTTTTATGACTATTAAATGGGGAATTTTAGGTGCAGGAAAAATAGCAAAGAAATTTGCAGAAGATTTTAAAGTTGTTACAAACGGTACTATTTTAGCTGTTGCATCAAGATCACAGAACCGCTCCAACGAATTTGCGAATGAATTTGAAATTCCGGAAGCATATTCTTCCTATGAAGAAATGGTGAAAAATTCAGATATCGACCTTGTGTACATTGCTACGCCTCACAATTTTCATTTGGAACATGTCAGGCTCTGCCTGAATAATGGAAAATCTGTATTGTGCGAAAAACCGGTCACAGTAAACTCAGCGGAATTTACCATTCTTCAAAATTTGGCCAAAAAAAAGAACTTATTTTTTATGGAAGCTCTTTGGACCTATTACCTGCCGGCCATTATTAAAGCCATAAATTGGATTCGGGAAGATAAAATAGGCGAAATTAAACAAGTACAGGTAAGTTTTGGTTACACTGGCAATATGGATGAAAAAATGCGGTTGGCAAATCCAGATTTGGCGGGTGGTGCCTTATTGGATATTGGAATATATGGTATTGCCATGGCTGAGTTGGTGTTTGATGAGGAAATTGAAGACATACAGGCTATGGCTCATTTTTCTGAAACAGGTATTGATGATTACAACAGCATTCAATTGAAATATAAAAGTGGCGGAATCGCACAAATTTCAAGTTCTTTTGTTTCCGAACTTAAAAACGAGGCCGTAATATACGGTACCAAGGGACGAATAGAAATCCCTCAATTTTGGATGGCTAAAAAAGCGTTTTTGATAAGTCCTGATGAAAAATTAGAGTTTATCAATAACGAATTGCAACTTGGGTACAATCATGAAGCTTTTGCTGTAAATGAATTACTAAAAAAAGGAGCAATTGAAAGTTCTGTAGTACCTTTAATAAAAAGTAAAAGCATATTATCAATAATGGATCAAGTAAGGAAACAAATTGGTTTAAAATATCCGTTTGAAAAGCAATTGTATGAATAAAAACGACATCATATTGGGCAAAGGTATCTTAGGAATTCAATTTGGCATGCTTCGTGCCGAAGTTGAAAAAATACTGGGAAACGCAGATGATGTTGGAGAATATTCCCTTTCTCCTGACGAAGTAAGCATCACTCTTTTATATATTGACAAAGGGCTTAGCTTCACGTTTGAAGCTATCGATCAGTACAGACTTAGCTATATCTCGGTTCTCAATGAGCAGTACAGTATTTTTCAATTTATTAAAGTTGGTTTGAGCAAAAAAATGCTGCTGGCTGAATTGGAACTTTTTCAACTTGGAGAGCCAGAATTTGAGGACGTTGGTTCAGAAGAATTTCCAACTCATGAATTGATATTTTTCCCTAATGAAAATCTGCATCTTTGGCTGGATAACAATCAAATTTCAGAAATCCAATTTGGCCCTTTCTTTGATGATTTTAAAACAATTATATGGGAAGATTAATAATCTTCCTTTTTTATTCTCATCATTCATATAAATTGTGTCTTTCGGGTTTTCTACCAAAATTTAAATCCATTCACAAGCCAATAAATGTTCCACAATCACTATGACAGCTGTTGCCTGCTAAAATATTTTTTATAAATTGCGCCCATATTAAAACAAGGAGTTACGGCTCTATCACAACTTTTATTACTTCCTAATCAAAAAAGTTTAGCCGGTTCCGGCAAACTACGAAAGATGGTTTTTCAATTGTTAATTGATGTATTACTGATAATCACATCACGGGTTAATTGTGTTCAATTGGCTCATTTACACATAAAAGAATGAACAAACTATCTTACGAGCACGGAAGCTCGAATGTGCCTCTTTTAGGCGAAACAATTACTGAACGACTTCGCAAAACGGTCGAATTATTTGGCGATAGAGATGCCTTAATTGTACCTTATCAAAATTACAAAGCAACATATCTTGAGTTTTGGCAACAAATTGAGGACGTTGCAAAAGGATTACTTGCATTTGGTGTAGAAAAAGGAGACCGGGTTGGAATATGGTCGCCAAACAGACACGAGTGGGTAATTGTTCAATTTGCCACAGCCAGAATTGGCGCTATTCTGGTAAATGTTAATCCGGCCTATAAATCAGCAGAACTTAAATTTGCCCTTCGTCAATCAGAAATTAGTATTTTGATTATGTCGGAAGGATTTCGAAAAACCAGCTACATCGAAATTATTCAGGAGGTGAGACAATCCTGCATTCATCTAAAGCAAATTGTAATTTTAGATCGGGATTGGCATGCGGTGATTGAAGCTGGCAAGAGAATTTCAACATCTCAAATCGAAGAAATAGAATCTCAACTTCAGTTTGATGATCCAATCAATATTCAATACACTTCAGGAACTACAGGTTTTCCAAAAGGAGCCACTTTAACGCATCACAACATTTTAAACAACGGTTACTTTATTGGTGAGCGATTGCATTACAATGAAACGGACCGCGTTTGTATACCGGTACCGTTTTACCACTGCTTTGGAATGGTATTAGGCAATATGGCATGCATTACGCATGGTTCTGCTATGGTTATTCCGGGTGAGGCATTCGAAGCTGAAACCGTATTGCAAACCGTTCAAAACGAAAAATGCACCTCACTTTACGGCGTCCCTTTGATGTTTATTGCGGAACTCGAACATCCTAATTTTAAAAAATATGATTTAAGCAGTTTGCGCACCGGTATTATGGCGGGAGCATCCTGTCCTGAAAAAGCAATGCTTGAGGTTCAGGAAAAAATGAACATGAAAGAAGTAGCCATTTGCTATGGCATGACAGAAACCTCTCCTGTTTCCACTCAAACATTTGTTAATGATGAATTGAGTAAACGAGTAGGAACGGTTGGTAAGGTTCATCCTCATCAGGAAATTAAGATTATCAATCCCGAAACGGGAAAGATTGCTGCACGTGGCGAAAATGGTGAATTCTGCACCCGGGGATACTCCGTAATGCTTAAATATTGGAACAACGAAGAGGCAACCAAAGCGGTTATCGATAATGCCGGATGGATGCATACCGGTGATTTGGCAAGCATGGACGAAGACGGTTACGTAACCATTACGGGTAGAATAAAAGACTTGATTATTCGCGGTGGTGAAAACATTTCTCCGTTCGAAATTGAAGAATTCTTTCATTCTCACGAAAGCATTAGCGAAGTATATGTAATTGGTGTACCCGACTACAAATACGGCGAAGTTGTAATGGCTTGGGTGAAGTTTAAAGAAGGCAAATCGGCCACTGAAGAAGAACTTAGAGATTATTGCAAGGGACAAATTGCGACTTACAAAATCCCAAAATATTTTAAATTCACAAGCGAATTCCCAACTACCGTAACGGGGAAAATCCGTAAAGTTGAAATGAGAGATATTTCGAGTAAAGAATTGGAGTTGGTTGGACGATAAAATATCCCCAATTTTAACTAGACACAATCCTCATGTATGTATTTACATGAGGATTGTATTCTTTCTGTGCTTCCCTCCTCTTTTTCAGACCTTTTATTATCATTTCCTTTCAATCAAAATTCTATTTCCCCAATAATAATGATGCTTATTCCTTAATTATCATGAGCTTACAGATTACAAAACAAAAATACAGCCTAAAAGCATGTTTTATAACTACTTAGATAGAGTACCAGCCTTTTGATCAAATTGCTAGTTTTGCGATCTGAAAAATCAGAATAAAAATATAAAGATGAGCAACGTAAAATTAGGTAATCCGGCTGTAGTCGGACTTGGTGGGTTTGGATTGACAACCCTTTTATTGCAGTTTCATAACATTGGATTGTGTGGATTAGGTCCTGTTGTTGCAATGGGATTTGTTTTTGGTGGACTGGCACAGCTTATGGCTGGTATGCTCGAGCACAAAAACGGCAACAATTTCGGTTTTGCAGCATTTTCCGGTTACGGTTCATTTTGGATTGGTTTAGGTGTTATCTGGCTGATGAATTTTTACGGAGTATACAAATCATCGACCACTGATGTTGGATATTACCTGGTTGCATGGACCTTATTTACTGTTATTTTATGGGTAGCATCATTCTTTATTCATGCTGCAATGGCTACCACTTTTACTACATTACTTATTGGTTTCATTCTTTTGGACTTAGGTCATTTTGGATTTCCAATTTTAGATGAGGTAGCTGGATACGAATTGATTATTTGTGCATTATGCGCTTGGTACATGATGGCTGCCATCATTATTAACGACGTTGCTGGTCGTACAATTTTGAAAATGGGTCAACCATGGATCAAAGCAAAATAATATTCTCTTAAATTCAACTCATTTCGAGTAGAGTTTAACTGAACTAAAAAGAGGTAAACCGAAATTTTCTCAAATCAGATCGGTTTGCCTCTTTTTCTGTCTCAACTTTTTACCACAAAGTACTTCACAAAATAACAGGAAGTACTCCTTTCCTTTTTCTTACTTTGTGCACCTTTGCGTTTCCTTTGCGGTTAAACCAAGCTAGGGCAGTATCTGCTTATGCAGGCTCACATCAAATTCCTTAACGTGATCAGGCTTGCCATCATTAAAAAAGTCTGTAATATATTTTTGACTGCAATGCTCATCGAAAGTTTTCTGATCGTAAAACTTCTCTACAAAAGTAATTACATGCGGATTATCGATACTCTGATTTAATTCATATCGGATGCAGCCTCCCTCCTGATGCGTTGGCAATAGTAAAGCATGTAAATTTTTGATTAACTGATCGGCCTCGCCCTCATTCGCAATAAATCTGGCAATACAAACCAACTGAGTTTCATTTTTTCTAATTTCCATATCTGTTTTTTATGTTTTGATTCTTTCGAAATTCAAACTTAAGAAAAATTTCAGAAACGATTATCCCTTCTGCCAAGAACAAAAGGCCATTGATATTGCATCAACAGCCTTTATTTTCGAGATTACCCTACAATCTTTCTAAACCCGGAAAATCAATTCCATCCGTTTCCGTTCCCTTTACCATTTCTGTATTTATTTTGATAATCATTCAAACAACCATTGCCGCGTTCGGTATCCGAATTAATGATCTCATTAAAATTATCCTCACCTAAAACTGTAGGCTCATAAACTACACCATAAGTACTTAACACCCGAACAAATGCCCGCAAATGATTTCGTGAACCTCTCTGCAAATTATCATATACCAAAAGAATATCCTCATTTTCAGTTTCAGCCATCAAATCCTCTAAATCTTTAATATCCACTTCCTCAATTAATGCGCCTGCCTTTAAGGCTTCTTCAACTGACAATTTTCCTTTTTCGATTAATTCATCATACAAAGCCTGCAGGGTCTCATTTTTGTATTCCCCCGCAATTCCTGTTGATGGATCTTCAATCCCGAATAAGTTCAATAAAGTTAATACTGCTGCTGCATGAGTTGATTCCGAACGGGTAATATTGCTGAAAATCCTTACATCATACAAATCAGCAAACAAACTGTATACATCATGAGCCAGCAACTCCTCTTCGCGCATCAACAACAAGCCCTCCTGCTCACTTTCCCCGGCAACTGTTGTTTCCAAACTCAATACCGTTTTTAAGTTCACAGCAATCATATCGGTATATCCTT is a genomic window containing:
- a CDS encoding acetate uptake transporter, which encodes MSNVKLGNPAVVGLGGFGLTTLLLQFHNIGLCGLGPVVAMGFVFGGLAQLMAGMLEHKNGNNFGFAAFSGYGSFWIGLGVIWLMNFYGVYKSSTTDVGYYLVAWTLFTVILWVASFFIHAAMATTFTTLLIGFILLDLGHFGFPILDEVAGYELIICALCAWYMMAAIIINDVAGRTILKMGQPWIKAK
- a CDS encoding AMP-binding protein, whose translation is MNKLSYEHGSSNVPLLGETITERLRKTVELFGDRDALIVPYQNYKATYLEFWQQIEDVAKGLLAFGVEKGDRVGIWSPNRHEWVIVQFATARIGAILVNVNPAYKSAELKFALRQSEISILIMSEGFRKTSYIEIIQEVRQSCIHLKQIVILDRDWHAVIEAGKRISTSQIEEIESQLQFDDPINIQYTSGTTGFPKGATLTHHNILNNGYFIGERLHYNETDRVCIPVPFYHCFGMVLGNMACITHGSAMVIPGEAFEAETVLQTVQNEKCTSLYGVPLMFIAELEHPNFKKYDLSSLRTGIMAGASCPEKAMLEVQEKMNMKEVAICYGMTETSPVSTQTFVNDELSKRVGTVGKVHPHQEIKIINPETGKIAARGENGEFCTRGYSVMLKYWNNEEATKAVIDNAGWMHTGDLASMDEDGYVTITGRIKDLIIRGGENISPFEIEEFFHSHESISEVYVIGVPDYKYGEVVMAWVKFKEGKSATEEELRDYCKGQIATYKIPKYFKFTSEFPTTVTGKIRKVEMRDISSKELELVGR
- a CDS encoding DUF2202 domain-containing protein; this encodes MKNRMTKILIAFVLTFGFFACDNEDGGTEALANLPLVEVSAEGYTDMIAVNLKTVLSLETTVAGESEQEGLLLMREEELLAHDVYSLFADLYDVRIFSNITRSESTHAAAVLTLLNLFGIEDPSTGIAGEYKNETLQALYDELIEKGKLSVEEALKAGALIEEVDIKDLEDLMAETENEDILLVYDNLQRGSRNHLRAFVRVLSTYGVVYEPTVLGEDNFNEIINSDTERGNGCLNDYQNKYRNGKGNGNGWN
- a CDS encoding putative quinol monooxygenase — encoded protein: MEIRKNETQLVCIARFIANEGEADQLIKNLHALLLPTHQEGGCIRYELNQSIDNPHVITFVEKFYDQKTFDEHCSQKYITDFFNDGKPDHVKEFDVSLHKQILP
- a CDS encoding Gfo/Idh/MocA family oxidoreductase, which codes for MTIKWGILGAGKIAKKFAEDFKVVTNGTILAVASRSQNRSNEFANEFEIPEAYSSYEEMVKNSDIDLVYIATPHNFHLEHVRLCLNNGKSVLCEKPVTVNSAEFTILQNLAKKKNLFFMEALWTYYLPAIIKAINWIREDKIGEIKQVQVSFGYTGNMDEKMRLANPDLAGGALLDIGIYGIAMAELVFDEEIEDIQAMAHFSETGIDDYNSIQLKYKSGGIAQISSSFVSELKNEAVIYGTKGRIEIPQFWMAKKAFLISPDEKLEFINNELQLGYNHEAFAVNELLKKGAIESSVVPLIKSKSILSIMDQVRKQIGLKYPFEKQLYE